A stretch of the Xiphias gladius isolate SHS-SW01 ecotype Sanya breed wild chromosome 21, ASM1685928v1, whole genome shotgun sequence genome encodes the following:
- the LOC120783398 gene encoding uncharacterized protein LOC120783398, with product MPPKRDAGTSAQPPMKMIKIGTDAQEFGCDPVEDKYRLGEESSYSPFPINESETIEFDDENVASPGIRTDTISLLMKIEQLQAQLKYERRCRILAERELRELREMNTLMMQMRHTAHELRVTLDHVLQGGEGAVIPQNSQDETTPFLAEPEAEIRAVHNIPEDDHNILFLSETLRVPKNLYERIAEIADYKKYTSALLMILFDRETLATHSLQGRRNTFTGEDCHKPQLPPEILRSIIDHVAVKFGVDSSQIKTAIRTKLNNEDKLLKKRLGLAKAENKAIIDQSFCQEASLLPENGAMTNDSQL from the exons atGCCACCTAAGAGAGACGCAGGGACTTCAGCACAACCGCCAATGAAGATGATAAAGATCGGCACAGACGCACAGGAGTTTGGCTGTGATCCAGTGGAGGATAAGTACAGGCTGGGTGAAGAGTCCAGCTACTCACCTTTTCCCATCAATGAG AGTGAAACCATTGAATTTGACGACGAAAATGTTGCAAGTCCAGGCATCAGAACAGACACCATCAGTCTCCTCATGAAAATAGAGCAACTGCAGGCACAGCTCAAGTATGAACGCAGATGTAGAATTTTGGCCGAGAGAGAGCTGAGGGAGCTGAGAG AGATGAACACTCTCATGATGCAGATGAGGCACACGGCACATGAACTACGAGTCACCCTGGATCACGTTCTCCAAGGAGGCGAGGGAGCAGTTATACCGCAAAACTCTCAAGATGAAACCACCCCTTTCCTGGCAGAGCCTGAGGCAGAGATAAGAGCGGTTCATAATATCCCAGAG GATGACCACAAcatcctgtttctctctgagaCCCTTCGAGTACCAAAAAATCTTTATGAGCGCATAGCAGAGATTGCAGACTACAAGAAGTACACTTCAGCACTGCTGATGATACTTTTTGACAGAGAGACGTTGGCCACACACTCTCTGCAGGGCAGGAGGAACACCTTTACAGGAGAGGATTGCCACAAGCCTCAACTCCCACCTGAGATCTTGAGAAGTATAATTG ATCACGTGGCAGTCAAGTTCGGTGTTGATAGCAGCCAAATAAAAACTGCAATACGGACAAAGTTGAATAATGAGGACAAACTATTAAAGAAGAGGCTGGGTCTGGCtaaagctgaaaacaaagcGATTATTGATCAAAGCTTTTGCCAGGAGGCTTCACTCCTGCCTGAAAATGGAGCAATGACAAATGACTCTCAATTATAG
- the rrp9 gene encoding U3 small nucleolar RNA-interacting protein 2 isoform X3, with protein sequence MSSFFIKKKENSKLSKKGKNTAVPKRKLLQGDGDSGAKSKVRVKSSKYNEEISSESETESATVPRKRQSNEENEYAETPQEKKLRLAKLYLAQLKEEEEKKAEDDDFETDLVAGRLEEEVLEQKGKLQRLIAKDLIPPDASEIRLLRGHKLPITCLVISPDEKCIFSAAKDCSIIKWNVESGKKLHTVHGGRKGTDDRHVGHTAHILCMAISSDGKYLATGDMNKLIMIWEAETCNHLYKFTGHKGPVSGLSFRKGTHDLYSASHDRSVKVWNVDENAYVETLFGHQDAITGLDSLSRECCVTAGGRDRTVRVWKIAEESQLVFHGHEGSIDCIQLINEEHMITGADDGSVSLWSVNKKKPLSTVKQAHGCHGDAELEQPHWVASVAALQNSDTVASGSHNSQVQLWKCGLNYRGLKPLFSVPVSGFVNSLKFSSSGQFLVAGVGQEHRLGRWWRLKDAKNGIYVIPLKRKPPNPEEAKMTE encoded by the exons ATGTCgtctttttttataaagaaaaaagaaaactcaaaattatCCAAAAAGGGTAAAAATACAGCGGTACCAAAACGAAAG CTGCTGCAGGGTGATGGGGATTCTGGTGCCAAGAGTAAAGTGCGGGTTAAGAGCTCTAAATACAACGAAGAGATTTCCAGCGAAtctgagacagagag TGCCACAGTGCCCAGGAAAAGGCAGTCCAATGAGGAGAATGAATATGCGGAAACGCCACAGGAGAAGAAGCTTAGATTAGCCAAACTTTACCTTGCTCAGCTAAAGGAAGAAG aggaaaagaaagcagaggacGACGACTTTGAGACTGATCTGGTTGCAGGAAGACTTGAAGAAGAAGTG CTTGAACAGAAAGGAAAACTTCAGCGACTTATTGCCAAAGAT ctcataCCACCAGATGCTTCAGAGATCCGGCTGTTAAGAGGACACAAGCTTCCAATTACTTGCCTGGTCATTTCCCCTGATGAGAAGTGCATCTTTTCTGCTGCCAAAGACTGCTCCATCATTAAGT GGAATGTTGAGAGTGGGAAGAAactgcatacagtacatggtgGAAGGAAAGGTACAGATGATCGGCATGTAGGACATACAGCCCACATCCTGTGCATGGCCATATCATCAGATGGAAAATACTTG GCCACTGGAGACATGAACAAACTGATCATGATTTGGGAGGCAGAAACATGTAACCATCTTTATAAATTCACAGGACACAAAGGCCCTGTGTCG ggTCTTTCTTTCAGGAAGGGAACTCATGATCTGTACAGCGCGTCTCATGACCGCTCAGTCAAGGTCTGGAACGTGGACGAGAATGCATATGTGGAAACTCT CTTTGGTCATCAGGATGCTATCACAGGACTAGACAGTCTGAGCCGTGAGTGCTGTGTGACTGCAGGAGGACGGGACCGCACCGTGAGGGTGTGGAAGATAGCCGAGGAGTCTCAGCTTGTCTTTCATGGCCATGA GGGTTCAATCGATTGTATCCAGCTCATAAATGAGGAGCACATGATAACAGGAGCTGATGATGG TTCAGTGTCTCTTTGGAGTGTCAACAAGAAGAAGCCTCTCAGCACCGTGAAGCAGGCTCACGGTTGCCATGGTGACGCAGAGCTGGAGCAGCCTCATTGGGTCGCGTCGGTAGCAGCGCTTCAAAACTCAGATACCGTCGCCTCAG GTTCACACAACTCACAAGTTCAGCTCTGGAAGTGTGGCCTGAATTACCGTGGGCTTAAGCCTCTATTCAGTGTCCCAGTG TCCGGTTTTGTCAACAGTCTGAAGTTTTCGAGCTCCGGTCAGTTCTTGGTGGCAGGAGTTGGACAGGAGCACAG GTTGGGCCGATGGTGGAGGCTAAAAGACGCCAAGAATGGGATCTATGTTATTCCTCTCAAAAGGAAACCTCCTAATCCAGAGGAAGCCAAGATGACTGAATAG
- the rrp9 gene encoding U3 small nucleolar RNA-interacting protein 2 isoform X2 has translation MSSFFIKKKENSKLSKKGKNTAVPKRKGDGDSGAKSKVRVKSSKYNEEISSESETESATVPRKRQSNEENEYAETPQEKKLRLAKLYLAQLKEEEEKKAEDDDFETDLVAGRLEEEVLEQKGKLQRLIAKDLIPPDASEIRLLRGHKLPITCLVISPDEKCIFSAAKDCSIIKWNVESGKKLHTVHGGRKGTDDRHVGHTAHILCMAISSDGKYLATGDMNKLIMIWEAETCNHLYKFTGHKGPVSGLSFRKGTHDLYSASHDRSVKVWNVDENAYVETLFGHQDAITGLDSLSRECCVTAGGRDRTVRVWKIAEESQLVFHGHEGSIDCIQLINEEHMITGADDGSVSLWSVNKKKPLSTVKQAHGCHGDAELEQPHWVASVAALQNSDTVASGASGCSHNSQVQLWKCGLNYRGLKPLFSVPVSGFVNSLKFSSSGQFLVAGVGQEHRLGRWWRLKDAKNGIYVIPLKRKPPNPEEAKMTE, from the exons ATGTCgtctttttttataaagaaaaaagaaaactcaaaattatCCAAAAAGGGTAAAAATACAGCGGTACCAAAACGAAAG GGTGATGGGGATTCTGGTGCCAAGAGTAAAGTGCGGGTTAAGAGCTCTAAATACAACGAAGAGATTTCCAGCGAAtctgagacagagag TGCCACAGTGCCCAGGAAAAGGCAGTCCAATGAGGAGAATGAATATGCGGAAACGCCACAGGAGAAGAAGCTTAGATTAGCCAAACTTTACCTTGCTCAGCTAAAGGAAGAAG aggaaaagaaagcagaggacGACGACTTTGAGACTGATCTGGTTGCAGGAAGACTTGAAGAAGAAGTG CTTGAACAGAAAGGAAAACTTCAGCGACTTATTGCCAAAGAT ctcataCCACCAGATGCTTCAGAGATCCGGCTGTTAAGAGGACACAAGCTTCCAATTACTTGCCTGGTCATTTCCCCTGATGAGAAGTGCATCTTTTCTGCTGCCAAAGACTGCTCCATCATTAAGT GGAATGTTGAGAGTGGGAAGAAactgcatacagtacatggtgGAAGGAAAGGTACAGATGATCGGCATGTAGGACATACAGCCCACATCCTGTGCATGGCCATATCATCAGATGGAAAATACTTG GCCACTGGAGACATGAACAAACTGATCATGATTTGGGAGGCAGAAACATGTAACCATCTTTATAAATTCACAGGACACAAAGGCCCTGTGTCG ggTCTTTCTTTCAGGAAGGGAACTCATGATCTGTACAGCGCGTCTCATGACCGCTCAGTCAAGGTCTGGAACGTGGACGAGAATGCATATGTGGAAACTCT CTTTGGTCATCAGGATGCTATCACAGGACTAGACAGTCTGAGCCGTGAGTGCTGTGTGACTGCAGGAGGACGGGACCGCACCGTGAGGGTGTGGAAGATAGCCGAGGAGTCTCAGCTTGTCTTTCATGGCCATGA GGGTTCAATCGATTGTATCCAGCTCATAAATGAGGAGCACATGATAACAGGAGCTGATGATGG TTCAGTGTCTCTTTGGAGTGTCAACAAGAAGAAGCCTCTCAGCACCGTGAAGCAGGCTCACGGTTGCCATGGTGACGCAGAGCTGGAGCAGCCTCATTGGGTCGCGTCGGTAGCAGCGCTTCAAAACTCAGATACCGTCGCCTCAGGTGCCTCTGGCT GTTCACACAACTCACAAGTTCAGCTCTGGAAGTGTGGCCTGAATTACCGTGGGCTTAAGCCTCTATTCAGTGTCCCAGTG TCCGGTTTTGTCAACAGTCTGAAGTTTTCGAGCTCCGGTCAGTTCTTGGTGGCAGGAGTTGGACAGGAGCACAG GTTGGGCCGATGGTGGAGGCTAAAAGACGCCAAGAATGGGATCTATGTTATTCCTCTCAAAAGGAAACCTCCTAATCCAGAGGAAGCCAAGATGACTGAATAG
- the rrp9 gene encoding U3 small nucleolar RNA-interacting protein 2 isoform X4 yields the protein MSSFFIKKKENSKLSKKGKNTAVPKRKGDGDSGAKSKVRVKSSKYNEEISSESETESATVPRKRQSNEENEYAETPQEKKLRLAKLYLAQLKEEEEKKAEDDDFETDLVAGRLEEEVLEQKGKLQRLIAKDLIPPDASEIRLLRGHKLPITCLVISPDEKCIFSAAKDCSIIKWNVESGKKLHTVHGGRKGTDDRHVGHTAHILCMAISSDGKYLATGDMNKLIMIWEAETCNHLYKFTGHKGPVSGLSFRKGTHDLYSASHDRSVKVWNVDENAYVETLFGHQDAITGLDSLSRECCVTAGGRDRTVRVWKIAEESQLVFHGHEGSIDCIQLINEEHMITGADDGSVSLWSVNKKKPLSTVKQAHGCHGDAELEQPHWVASVAALQNSDTVASGSHNSQVQLWKCGLNYRGLKPLFSVPVSGFVNSLKFSSSGQFLVAGVGQEHRLGRWWRLKDAKNGIYVIPLKRKPPNPEEAKMTE from the exons ATGTCgtctttttttataaagaaaaaagaaaactcaaaattatCCAAAAAGGGTAAAAATACAGCGGTACCAAAACGAAAG GGTGATGGGGATTCTGGTGCCAAGAGTAAAGTGCGGGTTAAGAGCTCTAAATACAACGAAGAGATTTCCAGCGAAtctgagacagagag TGCCACAGTGCCCAGGAAAAGGCAGTCCAATGAGGAGAATGAATATGCGGAAACGCCACAGGAGAAGAAGCTTAGATTAGCCAAACTTTACCTTGCTCAGCTAAAGGAAGAAG aggaaaagaaagcagaggacGACGACTTTGAGACTGATCTGGTTGCAGGAAGACTTGAAGAAGAAGTG CTTGAACAGAAAGGAAAACTTCAGCGACTTATTGCCAAAGAT ctcataCCACCAGATGCTTCAGAGATCCGGCTGTTAAGAGGACACAAGCTTCCAATTACTTGCCTGGTCATTTCCCCTGATGAGAAGTGCATCTTTTCTGCTGCCAAAGACTGCTCCATCATTAAGT GGAATGTTGAGAGTGGGAAGAAactgcatacagtacatggtgGAAGGAAAGGTACAGATGATCGGCATGTAGGACATACAGCCCACATCCTGTGCATGGCCATATCATCAGATGGAAAATACTTG GCCACTGGAGACATGAACAAACTGATCATGATTTGGGAGGCAGAAACATGTAACCATCTTTATAAATTCACAGGACACAAAGGCCCTGTGTCG ggTCTTTCTTTCAGGAAGGGAACTCATGATCTGTACAGCGCGTCTCATGACCGCTCAGTCAAGGTCTGGAACGTGGACGAGAATGCATATGTGGAAACTCT CTTTGGTCATCAGGATGCTATCACAGGACTAGACAGTCTGAGCCGTGAGTGCTGTGTGACTGCAGGAGGACGGGACCGCACCGTGAGGGTGTGGAAGATAGCCGAGGAGTCTCAGCTTGTCTTTCATGGCCATGA GGGTTCAATCGATTGTATCCAGCTCATAAATGAGGAGCACATGATAACAGGAGCTGATGATGG TTCAGTGTCTCTTTGGAGTGTCAACAAGAAGAAGCCTCTCAGCACCGTGAAGCAGGCTCACGGTTGCCATGGTGACGCAGAGCTGGAGCAGCCTCATTGGGTCGCGTCGGTAGCAGCGCTTCAAAACTCAGATACCGTCGCCTCAG GTTCACACAACTCACAAGTTCAGCTCTGGAAGTGTGGCCTGAATTACCGTGGGCTTAAGCCTCTATTCAGTGTCCCAGTG TCCGGTTTTGTCAACAGTCTGAAGTTTTCGAGCTCCGGTCAGTTCTTGGTGGCAGGAGTTGGACAGGAGCACAG GTTGGGCCGATGGTGGAGGCTAAAAGACGCCAAGAATGGGATCTATGTTATTCCTCTCAAAAGGAAACCTCCTAATCCAGAGGAAGCCAAGATGACTGAATAG
- the rrp9 gene encoding U3 small nucleolar RNA-interacting protein 2 isoform X1 — translation MSSFFIKKKENSKLSKKGKNTAVPKRKLLQGDGDSGAKSKVRVKSSKYNEEISSESETESATVPRKRQSNEENEYAETPQEKKLRLAKLYLAQLKEEEEKKAEDDDFETDLVAGRLEEEVLEQKGKLQRLIAKDLIPPDASEIRLLRGHKLPITCLVISPDEKCIFSAAKDCSIIKWNVESGKKLHTVHGGRKGTDDRHVGHTAHILCMAISSDGKYLATGDMNKLIMIWEAETCNHLYKFTGHKGPVSGLSFRKGTHDLYSASHDRSVKVWNVDENAYVETLFGHQDAITGLDSLSRECCVTAGGRDRTVRVWKIAEESQLVFHGHEGSIDCIQLINEEHMITGADDGSVSLWSVNKKKPLSTVKQAHGCHGDAELEQPHWVASVAALQNSDTVASGASGCSHNSQVQLWKCGLNYRGLKPLFSVPVSGFVNSLKFSSSGQFLVAGVGQEHRLGRWWRLKDAKNGIYVIPLKRKPPNPEEAKMTE, via the exons ATGTCgtctttttttataaagaaaaaagaaaactcaaaattatCCAAAAAGGGTAAAAATACAGCGGTACCAAAACGAAAG CTGCTGCAGGGTGATGGGGATTCTGGTGCCAAGAGTAAAGTGCGGGTTAAGAGCTCTAAATACAACGAAGAGATTTCCAGCGAAtctgagacagagag TGCCACAGTGCCCAGGAAAAGGCAGTCCAATGAGGAGAATGAATATGCGGAAACGCCACAGGAGAAGAAGCTTAGATTAGCCAAACTTTACCTTGCTCAGCTAAAGGAAGAAG aggaaaagaaagcagaggacGACGACTTTGAGACTGATCTGGTTGCAGGAAGACTTGAAGAAGAAGTG CTTGAACAGAAAGGAAAACTTCAGCGACTTATTGCCAAAGAT ctcataCCACCAGATGCTTCAGAGATCCGGCTGTTAAGAGGACACAAGCTTCCAATTACTTGCCTGGTCATTTCCCCTGATGAGAAGTGCATCTTTTCTGCTGCCAAAGACTGCTCCATCATTAAGT GGAATGTTGAGAGTGGGAAGAAactgcatacagtacatggtgGAAGGAAAGGTACAGATGATCGGCATGTAGGACATACAGCCCACATCCTGTGCATGGCCATATCATCAGATGGAAAATACTTG GCCACTGGAGACATGAACAAACTGATCATGATTTGGGAGGCAGAAACATGTAACCATCTTTATAAATTCACAGGACACAAAGGCCCTGTGTCG ggTCTTTCTTTCAGGAAGGGAACTCATGATCTGTACAGCGCGTCTCATGACCGCTCAGTCAAGGTCTGGAACGTGGACGAGAATGCATATGTGGAAACTCT CTTTGGTCATCAGGATGCTATCACAGGACTAGACAGTCTGAGCCGTGAGTGCTGTGTGACTGCAGGAGGACGGGACCGCACCGTGAGGGTGTGGAAGATAGCCGAGGAGTCTCAGCTTGTCTTTCATGGCCATGA GGGTTCAATCGATTGTATCCAGCTCATAAATGAGGAGCACATGATAACAGGAGCTGATGATGG TTCAGTGTCTCTTTGGAGTGTCAACAAGAAGAAGCCTCTCAGCACCGTGAAGCAGGCTCACGGTTGCCATGGTGACGCAGAGCTGGAGCAGCCTCATTGGGTCGCGTCGGTAGCAGCGCTTCAAAACTCAGATACCGTCGCCTCAGGTGCCTCTGGCT GTTCACACAACTCACAAGTTCAGCTCTGGAAGTGTGGCCTGAATTACCGTGGGCTTAAGCCTCTATTCAGTGTCCCAGTG TCCGGTTTTGTCAACAGTCTGAAGTTTTCGAGCTCCGGTCAGTTCTTGGTGGCAGGAGTTGGACAGGAGCACAG GTTGGGCCGATGGTGGAGGCTAAAAGACGCCAAGAATGGGATCTATGTTATTCCTCTCAAAAGGAAACCTCCTAATCCAGAGGAAGCCAAGATGACTGAATAG
- the si:ch211-213o11.11 gene encoding probable G-protein coupled receptor yields the protein MDENSSFQTPDYNDSTSPWAPMPSAPSRHLGTLPNPQTRFKDMTGIFFMVTLNVLALLANTAVLVAVIKAPHLRKFAFVCHLCAVDLLCAILLMPLGIVSSSPYFAGVVFTVLECQVYIFLNVILIAASIFTITAISVERYYYIVHPMRYEVKMTLKLTAAVMVMVWVASAVLGLSTVFGWPSYSSLSTISAAHCSLNWGHSDHRRVFSVLFSVTCFCLPAVVIFAVYCNVYKVARVAARQHGPLPSWTNSQLKHRSDSINSQTTIITTRNAPRRVMRDRPFGGGKAALTLVVIVGQFLICWLPYFAFQLHLTLDATHKIPDDLEEAVTWLAYSSFAINPFFYGLLNRQIRQELCKLRRCYSARPVELAISSHEGSGHENFLQFLHRTSCTLETRASFATSSPRSTLDQTGQTGFRIPGQIPEEFS from the coding sequence ATGGACGAAAACAGTTCATTTCAGACCCCTGACTACAATGACAGCACATCCCCTTGGGCACCGATGCCCTCAGCTCCCAGCAGACACCTGGGTACCCTTCCCAACCCCCAGACACGCTTCAAAGACATGACAGGGATATTTTTCATGGTGACCCTGAATGTTCTGGCACTTCTGGCCAACACTGCCGTTCTGGTTGCTGTCATAAAGGCCCCTCATCTCAGGAAATTTGCCTTTGTTTGTCACCTGTGTGCGGTGGACCTGCTATGCGCCATCTTGCTCATGCCTCTTGGGATTGTGTCTAGCTCTCCTTACTTTGCTGGTGTGGTCTTCACTGTGCTGGAGTGTCAGGTCTACATATTCCTCAATGTAATCCTCATAGCTGCCTCTATCTTCACCATCACAGCCATCAGTGTGGAGCGTTACTACTACATTGTCCACCCTATGCGCTATGAGGTGAAGATGACGCTGAAGCTGACCGCAGCTGTCATGGTGATGGTGTGGGTGGCCTCTGCTGTGCTGGGGTTGTCCACTGTGTTTGGGTGGCCGTCCTACAGCAGCCTGAGCACCATCAGTGCTGCACACTGCTCGCTGAATTGGGGCCACAGTGATCACAGGCGGGTCTTCTCTGTGCTCTTTAGTGTCACCTgtttctgcctgcctgctgtTGTGATTTTTGCTGTCTACTGTAATGTGTACAAGGTGGCCCGTGTGGCTGCCCGCCAGCACGGACCTCTGCCCTCATGGACAAACAGTCAACTGAAGCATCGCTCTGACTCAATAAACAGCCAGACTACCATCATCACAACCCGCAACGCCCCACGCAGGGTCATGCGTGATCGGCCTTTTGGTGGTGGTAAAGCTGCTCTCACTCTGGTGGTTATTGTTGGCCAGTTTCTGATCTGCTGGCTGCCTTACTTTGCATTCCAACTCCATCTGACACTAGATGCAACACACAAGATCCCAGATGACCTGGAGGAGGCAGTCACCTGGCTGGCATATTCCTCCTTTGCTATTAACCCATTTTTTTATGGGCTTCTTAACCGGCAGATCAGGCAGGAGCTTTGCAAGCTGAGGCGCTGCTACTCCGCCCGGCCAGTGGAGCTAGCCATCTCTAGCCATGAGGGTTCAGGCCACGAGAACTTCCTGCAGTTCCTCCACAGGACCAGCTGCACATTAGAGACACGAGCAAGCTTCGCCACATCCAGTCCTAGAAGCACTCTGGATCAGACTGGACAGACTGGCTTCAGGATACCGGGACAGATCCCAGAAGAATTTAGTTAG